The genomic segment AAATCTAGTAATTAACGAGTTAAATAAGGGTAAACATCAACTGTACCCGTACAATTACCGTCAGAAACAAGTTTGCCACGCACAAACTTTTTAGCCTGCGAAGGAAGAACAACTTCACCAAGATGTTCGCCAGCTGCGTAGGTTCCTTTATGAAACGTTACACTACAAGACTCTTTGAACGTACCGCCCTTGGTGTCACAATCTTCAATAATGAGTTGAAGCTTTTTTCCGGTTGGAATAGCCACAGCAGTTTTGCAATGAATAGTTACACCTGTACCACCAGCCGCACCTGAAAGACACGCTGGACCGCCATCCAACGCCTTTGTCCCAGAGTTAGGTAACGTAACGCCCTGTCCAAAATACTCGCCATGCTGGGCGAGGCGCTTATCAAACATACGCATAAGAAAACCCCTTGCTTTAAATTGTTAAGAAACGCTCAACCTATGCCACGTTAAGGTGCTGGTCTGCACCGTCTGTGAAGTTAAAAGAAGTAATCAATTCTTTGCCGTTCCAGTGGGTAAACGTACGGTTCACGTCTTTAGAGTCAGCAGAAGTCTGAAGACTCTTGCCTTTATGCTCGTAAAGAAGGGTCTGACACTTTGGATGGCAGTAGATAAACGTTTTAGACTTAGTAGACGCACGACAATCTGCAAGAAGATCATCAACCATCATGGCAGTTGGACGCTTGTCCTTTGTGATGTTTGCAAGAACTGCAATTTTTTTGGGATTAGCAAGCAACAAACCGAGATACGCTTTCAGCGCTAAGCCGAAAACCAAAGAGCCTTCATATTTACCGGAAGTTGCTTTGTAGAGGTTACCACCGCTGATATGCTGGGCATCCATAATCGCGCCCATTTTGAAGCCTGCTGGCGAGTACAGCCCGGTCATTTCTTCTTCAGTGTAAGTAACTGCAACCATAGAGTAGCCTTCACCAGTGCCACCGCAGTCTGCAATTTTGCCATGCTTCTGTGCATACGGAAGCATGTTACCGTAGATGATCGCTGTTTCCGCGCTCATGCCAGCGTTGCGCTGAATCTGAGGCAACTTTTTAGCAAAATATTTATCACGACCACCCATAGCTACAGCGCGATCTTGCGGCACTTCTATTTCACCACCAAGAATTGCAAGGTCAGTGCGTTTTAAATCACTGGAAACATCTACAGCAGGGAGTGGCGCGTTCATGTCTACCCAACCAGCACCCTGAATATCTGCCACTTCTTCGTGATTATGCCACAGCGTATCTGTAGCTGGTGCAAACTGCATGGTTTCAAGAATCGGTGCTTCTTCGGTGATGGTGTCCACCTGTTTTGGCTGCTTCTTGCAGTGTTCTTGACTTACCTCTTTAAGAGTTCCTACGAGTAAAACCATTCTGATACCTCCAAGTACCAATATTTAATAAACTTCTTGCAACAAGCTTTTAATCTTCTATCGAGAAGATGCGGCTTGCTTAAGCCACTCTTCGGCTGACATTTCTTCTTCTTTCCCCCCGCCTGCACTAGCGTTGTGGAAATTGCCATCTTCACCGACAAAGTTTCCAAGCTCTGCGATAGCTTTCATGGCGTGGTGCGTACGCAGCCCTTTTGAAGCATCGATACCCAGCACTTTTAAGCCACGCTCAAGCGCAGGCATGGCTTCGGCAGCTTTGTCACCATAGATTTCTTTCATGATGGATTCGGGCTTCTGAGCATCCAGCGCTTCAGCTTCCGCCTTGCCGGAAATTTCAATTGCACTGGCAACGTAATCTTTGAACACGCCTTCAGCCTGTGCCTGAGTCAGACCGTGCTTAGCCGCCATGGTTGCAAATATGGCAGCATCATTTTTGATATCCCACTGCGCTGCGAGATGTTCAGGCATTTCTACGTCCTTAAACTCTGTCGGGATGGAGTACTTGTCCGCAGAGTCAAACGCCCCGTGAGCACGGGCATGTTCCAGATATCCCTCAGGGGTTGTCAGGTCAGGCGCAGCGTTGTTGTCTGCTGCTCCGCTCTTGTCATCAGCACCGCCCTGCTCGTCAGCGTTGCCACCACCGGACGCGCTTTCATCACCAGAGCCACCATTTTCTGAACCGTCGCCATCGCCTGCGGAATCATCACCAGCAGCACCAGTATCGCCTGCCCCGCCAGCATCACCACCAGATTCACCGCCACCTGCTCCTTCCTGAGCAAATGCAAACATTCCCATCATCGCCATAAATAACTTCCACATGTCAGTCTCCTATTTCACCTGCAAAATTTTCCTTGCCTGCGGTTGACTCATCCCTTGCACGTCAACGGGTCGAGGGGGATTCCCCCTCGCGGATGCAAGGCGGAGCCTGCCCGCCGGAGGCACACATCAGCAAACAACTAACTCTTTAAAATTTCCAAAACCTCACACACCAGCGCCTTACGTGCGCCATGGTGAATCATGTCTTCGTAACTTTTACCTGCAACATATGTCGGGGCATCCACACAGCCTCTCGACTGCAAAAATTTCAAAAACACTTTCCCATCCGGTGTAGAAAACACTCTACGGATGGCTAAACGTGTTTCATCTGCTAACGGCTTTTCAACGTCCTGCTTCCTTCTAAAGCTACGCACCTGCACCTCCTTGCATCATAGTCAACGCCTCTTTGATTGCCTCTGCATTTCCTGCTGCTTCGCCTGCGGTTTTTGCTGCCTGTGCCATCTCCTGCCCTGCCTGAACATCTTGCGCCTGTGCAGCCTGCTGTGCCTGCTGCTGACGGTTCGCGTCACGCTTTTCAGCATCGACCAGATACTTTTGCGGGAACCCGAACAGATTTTGCGAATCACGCACAACCTCATCCAGATCAAAGTTATCCATCACCTGCGGTCGCATGTTGATAATCGGCGTAAGATATTCGAGAGTGCGCTGGAACGTCTGCGCTTCTGATGCTTTTTGCGCCATGGAGATGGGAGACACATACGCAACCTTAAGCCGTGAAACCACGCCCTGCTCAATCAACGAATCTACGATTGCCGGACGCTCCGGGATGTCCCCACGACGTTCAAGAATGCCCACCATGCGATTCACAAAGATAGGCAGAAACTCAGTTGCAAGCCGTCCCCACATAGGCAAAAGAAGCATCATTTTTTTAGAATCACGCAGCGCAACTTCGTATGCTGTCATGTTTGGGCCACCCACCATTTGCAGTTGATCGTTGAAGAAAATGCTACGAATCTGCTCTTCACGATCTTTCACGGTCATGTGCACGGCTTCTACGTTCGCAGATGAAACAATCGGGTAAATTCCGTAGTTTTTCTCTCCGGTAACGCTGGATGCTTCAAAGTAGTTGGTTGCCTTGGAATCTGTGCTGATACCGTCCTTGTACATGGATTTATCTACAGCCAGCGGCGGCTCGCACTGGTTCTGGATAGCACCGTCTTTGGAATCTTCCTGTGCATGCAGCAAACGGATGTGTGGCAGTGCGATATGCCCGACACCACGCCCCCAAGGGTCTGCGCCGGAAAATTTGGAGTACCGTGCAACCATGAAAGGCTGCTCACGATAGCCACCCTCTGAAAGAAGCTGGTTAGTTTCTTCTTCCCAGAACACAGAGGCATACATAAATTTGCTGGGAACTGTTGCTTCTTCATACCATTCACCAGTTTTACGTGGATAGATGGCCTGCCACACGTACACGGTTGATTCCAGCTCCTTACGGTCAATCTTACGCTGAATAGAATCGGAGTATGTACGCTTCTGCCAAAGGTCAGAAGTTATGCCACGCTTACGCTTGCCCCAACGCTCTTGAACTTGTCGAACTGTCAGTTCCAAACGACGGAACATTGTATCAACGATGCCGTGCTGGTTTTCTGAAATCCAACACGCATGTGGTGAAATGGACGAAAACGGAATTGCAGAATTGTCTTCCGGATCTTCAACAAACAGTCCCATTTGCCCAAATGTTGCGTAATCCAGATAACACTCGTTCATAGTTGAATCGAACCCGCTCTCTTCGTGCTTGCAAGCATCCATGATGATGCTGGCAATTTCAGAAGCCCACTCTGTTGATTCAGAAGGAAGTTCTTTCACTCCACGCCCTGTGAGCGCTGTGTGCAGCCATGTTTGTGCAGGATTTGTCAGCAGGGAATGCAAACCAGCTGCAAATTGCTGCTGGGCATCTTCCGGCACAGAACTCCAAATAAGTTCCCTTGCTTCCGCATCCGAAGAATCATCACCAAAGAAACGCGCTTTAGGAGGCTGCAAGTATTCTGCAAGCTCCTCCCAGTCTTCTTCTGCACGCCTACGGCTCTTCTTCAGAACACCGAGACGTTGCTTCAATTCTTTAACAAGTTCGTTCATTCCAGTTCCTTTGATGAACTCGCATTCTTTTCAACCGCATCAGGCGCCGAGCTTTGCTTTCTTGATGTTGGCATCATCACCAGTTGAACCACCAAGCATGGTTCCGCTACGCCCTTTGTTAAGAAGAGATTTTTTCTTTTCAGCGGCTTTCGCTTCTTCTTTCTTCTTCTCTTCTGCGTAGTCTGGAACGTCTGGCGTGCTTGGCTTGCTAAACATTGACCCCATATCTACCTCCTGCCTCTTTTCTTGCCGCGTGTTGTTGTGGCATACGTTTGTGTTACCCGCGCTTCCGGTGGCTTAAAGCCAACCGCAGAATACCGGAACGAATCAGCGCCGTTGGATGCCCAATCGTGCAGCGGCTTGTTTTCAAAACATCCCCGCTCTTCGTTCCATTTCTTGCGGTAATGGCGCAGAGCTTTAAGCCCTTCCGCACAGTTAGATTTGTCGAACACGCAGGAAGGCAAAATATTTCGTACTGACTGAATCCCGTCCTCAACAGAAACAGACGGGCAAATGGTGAATTTGATACCCAGCTCCAGCGCAGACTCGTAACGAGACTTTGCCTTGTTGCCGATCTCACGTACACGAATGTCATGTGGTGCTATGTGCTGGTCGTAGCGGTAGCCGTACTTTTCGGAGAACTCTTCAAGCACTTTGGCGTAATGGTCTAAGCC from the Halodesulfovibrio sp. genome contains:
- a CDS encoding major capsid protein translates to MVLLVGTLKEVSQEHCKKQPKQVDTITEEAPILETMQFAPATDTLWHNHEEVADIQGAGWVDMNAPLPAVDVSSDLKRTDLAILGGEIEVPQDRAVAMGGRDKYFAKKLPQIQRNAGMSAETAIIYGNMLPYAQKHGKIADCGGTGEGYSMVAVTYTEEEMTGLYSPAGFKMGAIMDAQHISGGNLYKATSGKYEGSLVFGLALKAYLGLLLANPKKIAVLANITKDKRPTAMMVDDLLADCRASTKSKTFIYCHPKCQTLLYEHKGKSLQTSADSKDVNRTFTHWNGKELITSFNFTDGADQHLNVA
- a CDS encoding portal protein codes for the protein MNELVKELKQRLGVLKKSRRRAEEDWEELAEYLQPPKARFFGDDSSDAEARELIWSSVPEDAQQQFAAGLHSLLTNPAQTWLHTALTGRGVKELPSESTEWASEIASIIMDACKHEESGFDSTMNECYLDYATFGQMGLFVEDPEDNSAIPFSSISPHACWISENQHGIVDTMFRRLELTVRQVQERWGKRKRGITSDLWQKRTYSDSIQRKIDRKELESTVYVWQAIYPRKTGEWYEEATVPSKFMYASVFWEEETNQLLSEGGYREQPFMVARYSKFSGADPWGRGVGHIALPHIRLLHAQEDSKDGAIQNQCEPPLAVDKSMYKDGISTDSKATNYFEASSVTGEKNYGIYPIVSSANVEAVHMTVKDREEQIRSIFFNDQLQMVGGPNMTAYEVALRDSKKMMLLLPMWGRLATEFLPIFVNRMVGILERRGDIPERPAIVDSLIEQGVVSRLKVAYVSPISMAQKASEAQTFQRTLEYLTPIINMRPQVMDNFDLDEVVRDSQNLFGFPQKYLVDAEKRDANRQQQAQQAAQAQDVQAGQEMAQAAKTAGEAAGNAEAIKEALTMMQGGAGA